From Treponema primitia ZAS-1, the proteins below share one genomic window:
- the truB gene encoding tRNA pseudouridine(55) synthase TruB, giving the protein MTGNRSAGILLLNKSPGYTSFDSLNAVKKALGTPKVGHTGTLDKFASGLLVVLAGWALKLSPWFDRCDKRYEGLIRFGVETDTLDPEGEPIAEADPPSREALEQALSQFRGDIMQAPPAYSAIHLDGKRAYQLARSGVEVKMEKRPVTIHALELRSYDPPDARVYVHCSKGAYIRSLARDIAIAAGSRAHLSALERKRVAGFDIAQAVPMDAPDLAAAIRPIGADTFEALDIPRITVDEGAAKSMRQGKPLDTLLGDVPAAESLGVFCDHDFVAVLVKKQGPGNDRWSDRWSYGYVHASA; this is encoded by the coding sequence ATGACGGGCAATAGGAGCGCCGGTATATTGCTGCTCAATAAATCCCCGGGCTATACCTCCTTTGATTCCCTTAATGCGGTAAAAAAAGCCCTGGGAACCCCAAAGGTAGGGCATACCGGTACCCTGGATAAATTTGCCTCGGGCCTGCTGGTGGTACTGGCTGGCTGGGCTTTAAAACTGAGCCCCTGGTTTGACCGCTGCGATAAGCGTTACGAGGGGCTTATCCGTTTCGGCGTGGAAACCGATACCCTGGACCCGGAGGGCGAGCCAATCGCCGAGGCGGACCCGCCCAGCCGGGAAGCGCTGGAACAGGCGCTGAGCCAATTCCGGGGCGATATTATGCAGGCCCCGCCGGCCTATTCGGCAATCCACCTGGATGGGAAGCGGGCCTACCAGCTTGCCCGGTCCGGTGTGGAAGTGAAGATGGAAAAGCGGCCCGTGACTATCCATGCCCTGGAGCTCCGCTCCTATGATCCCCCCGATGCCCGCGTGTATGTGCACTGTTCCAAGGGCGCCTATATCCGCTCCCTGGCCCGGGACATAGCTATCGCCGCAGGTTCCCGCGCCCACCTGTCCGCCCTGGAACGGAAGCGGGTAGCGGGGTTTGACATCGCCCAGGCGGTTCCCATGGATGCCCCGGATTTGGCTGCGGCGATCCGCCCCATCGGTGCGGATACCTTCGAAGCCCTGGATATACCCCGGATTACCGTGGATGAAGGCGCTGCGAAAAGTATGCGCCAGGGGAAGCCCCTGGATACGCTGCTTGGGGATGTCCCCGCTGCCGAGTCTCTGGGAGTATTTTGTGACCATGACTTTGTGGCGGTACTCGTGAAAAAACAAGGTCCCGGCAATGACCGTTGGTCTGACCGTTGGTCTTATGGGTATGTCCATGCGAGTGCTTGA
- the rbfA gene encoding 30S ribosome-binding factor RbfA produces the protein MSEYRTERVGRLIQEKVGALIVEGKVKDPRVDPFLSITRVTVSRDFAYADAYVSSYKSAGLATGVEGLQSAAGFIQSQLAKMMRLRQTPKLRFHEDQGIREGFELVQKIEGLVHDGQ, from the coding sequence ATGTCGGAATATAGAACGGAACGGGTAGGGCGGCTTATCCAGGAAAAAGTTGGTGCTCTCATTGTGGAAGGGAAGGTGAAGGACCCCCGGGTTGATCCTTTTCTCTCCATAACCAGGGTTACGGTTTCCCGGGACTTTGCCTACGCCGATGCCTATGTTTCAAGCTATAAATCTGCGGGCTTGGCCACGGGAGTCGAGGGCTTACAGAGTGCCGCCGGCTTTATCCAGTCCCAGCTTGCAAAAATGATGCGCCTCCGCCAAACCCCCAAGCTCCGGTTTCACGAAGACCAGGGCATACGTGAGGGTTTTGAACTGGTGCAAAAAATTGAGGGCCTTGTACATGACGGGCAATAG
- the infB gene encoding translation initiation factor IF-2, with amino-acid sequence MAEELDTTQRPKVELIKHQKSEQEFSVLPAQLPAEGVPKGVPAPEHGDQRRKVVVIKKKAALPGVPVPVKKAQPKIVVTTPLGTASRGTVPEGESVASTPKVKIPAAETSVQDASGTPGEVKSPADGEKTGENRVSSLPNTQRPVAAAGRVGGRPVGNHSSRDDNGSPRSGSPFQPRPVGAAGRVGGRPVGPRPEGSVPGGPRPYSGSGGIGQSGPRPGGFNQGGPRPGGFNQGGPRPGGFNQGGPRPGGFNQGGPRPGGFQGNRPGGFNQGGRPGGFGQGGRPGGFGQGGRPGGPGGRNGMSPPPPPLADNKGPIKKSFKAKRAVYQRKEQEMEEKLLQTKKKITQIANPVPKSIDIMEVISVSELARKMNLKASDLIHKLMSMGMMVTINQQIDAETATILAAEFGADVKIVSLYDETLITTESDDDASLIHRPPVVTVMGHVDHGKTKLLDAIRSADVVSGEFGGITQHIGAYTVDTPHGKIAFLDTPGHEAFTHMRARGAQVTDIVVLVVAADDGVMPQTIEAINHAKDAKVPIIVAVNKMDKPEANPDRVKSQLSDLGLMPEDWGGQTMFVELSALRKEGIDKLIDAILLQAEILDLKSNFDRSAEGKVLESRIDHGRGIVATVMIERGTLRIGDSFVAGVWPGKVRALFDDKGTKVEEATPAMPVEVLGFEGVPDAGDPLQVVEDEKVARGISAKRHELKRFEDAKNIKKITLDNLSDTISAGAIQELKIIIKSDVQGSAEALRASLEKLSNKEVRLNVIQALPGAINEGDVDLAIASNAIIIGFNVRPVPKARLLADQEKVDIRRYNIIYKAVEEIQLAMEGMLKPDTKEEIIASVEVRDTFKVPKIGTIAGCYVLTGTVKRSASINVIRDEIVIHTGKIASLRRFKDDAREVAAGYECGIGLEGFDAIQVGDQFEVFEIVEVARKLTSN; translated from the coding sequence ATGGCTGAGGAATTAGACACTACGCAAAGACCAAAAGTAGAGCTCATTAAACATCAGAAGAGTGAGCAGGAGTTTTCAGTACTTCCGGCACAGCTTCCCGCTGAGGGAGTCCCCAAGGGCGTTCCGGCACCGGAGCATGGTGACCAACGCCGTAAGGTGGTTGTGATCAAGAAAAAGGCTGCCCTTCCTGGTGTTCCGGTTCCTGTAAAGAAAGCTCAGCCAAAAATTGTGGTCACCACCCCCTTGGGGACAGCTTCCCGGGGTACGGTTCCGGAGGGGGAGTCTGTTGCTTCAACTCCTAAAGTGAAGATTCCGGCGGCTGAAACAAGCGTGCAGGATGCTTCCGGTACACCCGGTGAAGTAAAATCCCCGGCTGATGGGGAAAAGACGGGAGAAAACCGTGTAAGTTCCCTGCCCAATACCCAGCGTCCGGTGGCGGCGGCCGGCAGAGTTGGCGGCCGTCCTGTGGGAAACCACTCGTCCCGGGACGATAACGGATCGCCTCGATCCGGTTCGCCCTTCCAGCCGCGGCCTGTAGGCGCTGCCGGCAGGGTTGGCGGCCGCCCTGTGGGGCCCCGTCCTGAAGGATCGGTTCCCGGTGGTCCCCGTCCCTACAGCGGTTCCGGCGGTATTGGTCAAAGCGGACCTCGTCCCGGTGGTTTTAATCAGGGTGGACCTCGCCCCGGCGGTTTTAACCAAGGCGGACCTCGTCCCGGTGGTTTTAACCAGGGCGGACCTCGCCCCGGCGGTTTTAACCAGGGCGGACCTCGTCCTGGCGGTTTTCAGGGTAATCGTCCCGGCGGGTTTAACCAGGGCGGCAGGCCCGGGGGTTTTGGTCAGGGCGGCAGGCCCGGGGGCTTTGGTCAGGGCGGCAGGCCCGGCGGTCCCGGCGGGCGCAACGGTATGTCTCCGCCCCCGCCTCCTTTGGCTGATAACAAGGGACCGATTAAGAAGTCCTTTAAAGCCAAGAGGGCGGTTTACCAGCGGAAAGAACAGGAGATGGAGGAAAAACTCCTCCAGACTAAGAAGAAGATTACCCAGATCGCCAACCCGGTGCCCAAGTCCATCGACATAATGGAAGTGATTTCGGTTTCCGAGCTGGCCAGAAAAATGAACCTTAAGGCTTCGGACCTGATCCATAAACTCATGAGTATGGGTATGATGGTTACCATCAACCAGCAGATCGACGCGGAAACCGCCACCATTCTGGCGGCGGAATTTGGTGCGGACGTGAAGATCGTCAGTCTTTATGACGAGACTTTGATCACCACCGAATCCGACGATGACGCATCCCTGATCCACCGGCCTCCGGTAGTTACCGTCATGGGCCATGTGGATCACGGAAAGACCAAGCTCCTGGACGCTATCCGCAGCGCCGACGTGGTTTCCGGCGAATTTGGCGGTATAACCCAGCATATCGGCGCCTATACGGTGGATACCCCCCATGGGAAGATCGCCTTCCTCGATACGCCGGGACACGAAGCCTTTACCCATATGCGGGCCCGGGGCGCCCAGGTTACGGATATCGTGGTCCTGGTGGTTGCCGCCGACGACGGGGTCATGCCCCAGACCATTGAGGCCATCAACCACGCCAAGGACGCCAAGGTGCCCATCATCGTGGCGGTGAACAAGATGGACAAGCCCGAGGCTAACCCCGACCGGGTTAAGAGTCAGCTTTCCGATCTGGGGCTCATGCCCGAAGACTGGGGCGGCCAGACCATGTTTGTGGAACTTTCGGCCCTCAGAAAAGAGGGTATCGATAAACTCATCGACGCCATACTGTTGCAAGCGGAGATCCTTGATCTCAAGTCAAACTTTGACCGCAGCGCCGAAGGAAAGGTCCTGGAATCCCGGATCGACCATGGCCGCGGCATTGTTGCCACCGTAATGATAGAGCGGGGGACCCTCAGGATAGGTGATTCCTTTGTGGCCGGTGTCTGGCCTGGTAAGGTCCGGGCGCTCTTTGACGATAAGGGAACGAAGGTTGAGGAAGCTACCCCGGCCATGCCCGTGGAAGTCCTGGGCTTTGAGGGTGTTCCCGACGCCGGGGACCCACTCCAGGTGGTGGAGGACGAAAAGGTAGCCCGGGGTATTTCCGCCAAGCGCCACGAGTTAAAGCGTTTTGAGGATGCCAAGAATATTAAGAAGATCACCCTGGACAACCTTTCGGACACCATCAGCGCCGGGGCCATCCAGGAACTCAAGATCATCATCAAGAGCGATGTTCAGGGTTCCGCCGAAGCTCTCCGGGCAAGCTTAGAAAAGCTGTCCAACAAGGAAGTGCGGCTTAACGTTATCCAGGCGCTCCCCGGGGCTATCAACGAAGGGGATGTGGATCTGGCCATCGCCTCAAACGCCATCATCATCGGTTTCAACGTGCGGCCCGTACCAAAGGCCAGGCTGCTGGCGGATCAGGAAAAGGTAGACATCCGGCGTTACAATATCATCTACAAGGCGGTGGAGGAAATCCAACTGGCTATGGAGGGGATGCTCAAGCCCGATACCAAGGAAGAGATCATCGCCTCGGTGGAGGTTCGGGATACCTTCAAGGTGCCCAAGATTGGAACCATTGCCGGCTGTTACGTCCTTACCGGTACGGTCAAGCGCAGCGCCAGCATCAATGTTATCCGGGACGAGATCGTTATCCATACCGGAAAGATCGCCTCCCTGCGGCGCTTTAAGGACGATGCCCGGGAAGTTGCCGCCGGTTACGAGTGCGGTATCGGTCTGGAGGGCTTTGACGCTATCCAGGTCGGCGATCAGTTTGAGGTCTTCGAAATTGTGGAAGTGGCCCGGAAATTAACGAGCAACTGA
- the nusA gene encoding transcription termination factor NusA: MATDMSEAIHQLIQDRGMSEELVLRTIENTLLAAYKRRFGNAENAIVRFNDTNTEVSIYAQKKIVDGVYDPVSEIDLEEARELDPEAEIGDELLIEVDPRDFDRISVQSAKQTAHQSIREIQKDSLYSEYKDKVGEIIIGYYQRERNGTIYVDLGKVEGTLPKKYQSPREVYHVNDRIKALITDVNKTPAGLQVVLSRTHTDFVRAIFELEVPEVYDKTVEIHKIVREPGYRTKLAVYSNREDVDPVGACVGLKGVRIQAVIRELEGEKIDILKFDPDPRRFIKNALSPAEVRDVVIMDEGKHQALAVVNDSQLSLAIGKQGLNVRLANRLVDWNIDVKTDAQFEEMDIASESRRAVSELFGDAEGYGEELSRISELPGVDAQVAAALLENNIDFIEDFLSLAEEETGQLKGITAEQVVALRQLIEEFVEVVEEEAAEESYEEENSEETGDAEAGGIAGGVADGDEEAVTEGEAGLAIEGSESKESDDKTDEEYECPECGAKITVDMTNCPSCGIGLSFEFEDE, encoded by the coding sequence GTGGCAACAGATATGTCGGAAGCAATCCACCAGCTTATCCAGGACAGGGGTATGTCCGAGGAGCTTGTCCTAAGAACCATAGAAAATACCCTTTTGGCGGCCTATAAACGACGTTTTGGCAATGCGGAAAACGCCATAGTCCGGTTTAACGATACAAATACAGAAGTATCGATTTATGCCCAAAAGAAGATTGTTGACGGGGTTTACGATCCGGTTTCGGAGATAGACCTGGAGGAAGCCAGGGAACTCGACCCGGAAGCGGAAATCGGGGATGAACTTCTTATTGAAGTAGACCCCAGGGACTTTGATCGTATATCGGTTCAGAGCGCCAAACAGACCGCCCACCAGTCCATCCGGGAAATCCAGAAGGACAGCCTGTATTCGGAATACAAGGATAAGGTGGGGGAAATCATCATTGGGTACTATCAGCGGGAGCGGAACGGGACCATCTATGTGGACCTGGGCAAGGTTGAGGGGACACTCCCCAAGAAATACCAATCCCCCCGGGAAGTTTACCATGTTAATGACCGTATCAAAGCCCTGATTACCGATGTTAACAAGACCCCCGCAGGGCTTCAGGTGGTACTTTCCCGAACCCATACGGATTTTGTGCGGGCAATTTTTGAGCTTGAGGTGCCCGAGGTTTATGATAAAACCGTGGAAATCCACAAGATTGTCCGGGAACCGGGGTACCGTACCAAACTGGCGGTGTATTCCAACCGGGAAGATGTGGATCCCGTGGGGGCCTGTGTGGGCCTTAAGGGTGTGCGTATCCAGGCGGTGATTCGGGAACTGGAGGGGGAAAAGATCGATATCCTTAAATTCGATCCGGATCCCCGAAGGTTTATAAAAAATGCCCTGTCTCCGGCGGAGGTTCGGGACGTGGTCATCATGGATGAGGGTAAACATCAGGCCCTGGCGGTGGTGAACGATTCCCAGCTGTCCCTGGCTATCGGCAAACAGGGGCTCAATGTGCGGCTGGCAAACCGGCTGGTGGACTGGAATATCGATGTTAAAACCGATGCCCAGTTTGAGGAAATGGATATAGCCTCAGAATCCCGGCGGGCGGTATCGGAACTGTTTGGGGATGCCGAAGGCTACGGGGAAGAACTTTCCCGGATATCCGAGCTTCCCGGAGTGGATGCCCAGGTCGCCGCCGCTTTACTGGAAAACAATATCGACTTTATAGAAGATTTCCTTTCCCTGGCGGAAGAGGAAACGGGTCAGCTTAAGGGGATTACGGCGGAACAGGTTGTCGCCCTTCGCCAGCTCATCGAAGAGTTTGTGGAAGTGGTGGAAGAAGAGGCGGCTGAGGAATCCTACGAAGAAGAGAATTCCGAAGAAACGGGGGATGCCGAAGCTGGTGGCATCGCCGGTGGCGTCGCCGATGGCGACGAAGAAGCCGTTACCGAAGGGGAAGCCGGTCTTGCCATTGAAGGTTCTGAATCTAAGGAATCTGATGATAAGACCGACGAAGAGTATGAATGTCCTGAATGCGGCGCAAAGATAACCGTGGATATGACCAATTGTCCGAGTTGCGGTATCGGATTGAGTTTTGAATTCGAGGACGAATAA
- a CDS encoding ribosome assembly cofactor RimP — protein sequence MQYTPRQANTGDETGLLYKTLESVAQDLGMDLVELTLSRHKGSGSPGGRIQLRVVVCKTVGKGANTVVGVDDCSKAHRAMIPCLESAFPGQDLYMELSSPGIDRVIKDGSEFVHYIGRGVRCYRTDISDWTGGVLRSADEKGVVLKGKDGMTEIAYDVIAKAKLDYTLDYLREV from the coding sequence ATGCAGTATACCCCCAGACAGGCCAACACCGGGGATGAGACAGGTCTCCTCTATAAGACCCTGGAGTCCGTGGCGCAGGATTTGGGAATGGACCTGGTAGAGTTGACCCTCTCCCGCCATAAAGGCAGCGGTTCGCCCGGCGGGCGAATTCAGCTGCGGGTGGTGGTGTGTAAAACCGTTGGGAAAGGCGCTAATACGGTAGTTGGGGTGGACGATTGTTCCAAAGCGCATCGCGCCATGATTCCCTGCCTGGAATCGGCCTTTCCCGGGCAGGATCTGTATATGGAGCTTAGCTCCCCCGGTATAGACCGGGTCATCAAGGATGGATCGGAATTTGTGCATTATATCGGTCGGGGTGTGCGGTGTTACCGTACGGATATTTCCGATTGGACCGGGGGTGTACTCCGGTCTGCGGATGAAAAAGGGGTTGTTCTTAAAGGAAAGGATGGTATGACGGAAATCGCTTATGATGTTATCGCTAAGGCGAAACTAGATTATACATTAGATTATTTGCGGGAGGTTTAG
- a CDS encoding FGGY-family carbohydrate kinase has translation MDYIAVIDIGMTNKKVAVYDSNLVQLDTRYRNFAPKMIDGLETHDLEAMEDWFVDQLKDFAKKYAIKAIAVSTHGATFVCVGKDGKPALPCIYYTHEPGEDFHRQFYERFGSPVDLQASTCTPYLKAMINPGKGIFFAQNKYPRGFKDTVHLLMYPQYWGYRFTGKIGAENTYMGCHSYLWDPLERRLSTVAEGLGLSALLPAKLNNSWDILGTITEDFAQKTGLSRDVVVTMGIHDSNSSLLPHFAKRGEDGFLLNSTGTWCVSMNPVKEYRFSPDELGKVVFFNISAFGKPVKTSIFLGGQEFETWSKVLMDIHKRDDLPPYDKELYLTVLREKRAFLTPELAAGTGQFPQSKPRVVEDGRTYHFADFPAKFPACFKNYETGFALLRISLVMQSLTAFERIGLLPGLEVFTEGGFRKNEAYNILLSSALKDNAVFLTDIAEASAFGAAMTAKMALTGQGLSELSKDFEIEYQEVTKADIPEIFAYRTAWLEQVEKNQ, from the coding sequence ATGGATTATATCGCGGTTATCGATATTGGAATGACAAATAAAAAGGTTGCCGTCTATGACAGTAACCTAGTCCAGCTTGATACCCGGTACCGGAACTTTGCACCAAAAATGATCGACGGCCTTGAAACTCACGACCTGGAAGCCATGGAAGATTGGTTTGTCGATCAACTCAAGGACTTTGCGAAAAAATACGCCATAAAAGCTATTGCGGTCAGTACCCATGGAGCAACCTTTGTCTGTGTGGGGAAGGACGGCAAACCCGCACTCCCCTGTATTTACTATACCCACGAACCGGGAGAGGACTTTCATCGCCAATTCTACGAACGTTTTGGTTCCCCGGTTGATCTTCAGGCCAGCACCTGCACGCCCTATCTTAAGGCTATGATCAATCCTGGGAAGGGTATTTTTTTCGCGCAGAATAAGTATCCCCGGGGCTTTAAGGATACGGTGCATTTGCTGATGTATCCCCAGTATTGGGGTTACCGGTTTACCGGGAAAATCGGCGCAGAAAATACCTATATGGGCTGCCACAGCTACCTCTGGGATCCCCTGGAACGCCGTCTTTCTACGGTAGCGGAGGGACTGGGACTTTCCGCTTTACTGCCCGCAAAGCTCAATAATTCCTGGGACATACTGGGAACCATCACTGAGGATTTTGCCCAAAAGACCGGTCTAAGCCGGGATGTCGTTGTAACCATGGGCATCCACGATTCCAATTCTTCCCTGCTTCCCCATTTTGCTAAAAGGGGGGAGGACGGCTTTTTATTAAATTCCACCGGAACCTGGTGTGTCAGCATGAATCCGGTAAAGGAATATCGTTTTTCCCCGGATGAATTGGGCAAGGTAGTTTTCTTTAATATTTCTGCCTTTGGAAAGCCGGTAAAAACCTCGATCTTCCTGGGAGGCCAGGAATTTGAAACCTGGTCAAAAGTATTGATGGATATCCATAAACGGGACGACCTGCCCCCATATGACAAAGAATTGTACCTTACGGTTCTGCGGGAGAAAAGGGCGTTCCTCACCCCCGAACTGGCCGCCGGGACCGGCCAGTTTCCCCAATCCAAACCCCGGGTGGTGGAGGATGGCAGGACCTATCACTTTGCCGATTTTCCAGCGAAGTTTCCCGCTTGTTTTAAAAACTACGAAACAGGTTTTGCCCTGCTGAGGATATCCCTGGTGATGCAGTCCCTTACCGCATTTGAACGGATTGGCCTGTTACCGGGTTTAGAAGTTTTTACCGAAGGCGGATTCCGAAAAAACGAAGCCTACAATATTTTGCTCTCATCGGCCCTGAAGGACAATGCCGTATTTCTTACCGATATAGCCGAAGCCAGCGCCTTTGGGGCCGCCATGACCGCTAAGATGGCGCTGACCGGTCAGGGACTTTCAGAGTTATCCAAGGATTTCGAGATTGAATATCAGGAAGTCACGAAAGCCGATATCCCGGAAATATTCGCCTACCGGACCGCATGGCTGGAGCAGGTTGAGAAAAATCAATAA
- a CDS encoding L-rhamnose isomerase, with protein MYTKAQEQYKKWGIDTDAAIKKCAEISVSLHCWQGDDVTGFENTGAALTGGIQVTGNYPGKARNKDELMRDLDFVFSLIPGKKRLNLHAIYAISDDGSPIKRDQPECRHFDPWLAWAKTRNIGIDFNPTLFSHPMAASGLTLSSPDKNIRDFWIRHVKACRKIAAYIGEKQGSPSLHDIWIPDGLKDVPADRFGPRQRLKESLDEIFSVHYDKNHIVDVVESKVFGIGLESYTVGSADFYLGYAAKAGINVLLDNGHYHPTELVSDKIPSLLLFFDKIALHVTRPVRWDSDHVVLFEDEIKEIAKEIIRNNAEDRVLIGLDYFDASINRIAAWVTGARNMQKALLNALLQPYGDLKKLQDTGNFSKLLVCQEEVKTLPFGVVWDEYLLRQHIAGSDWYGAVEKYENDVLKLR; from the coding sequence ATGTATACGAAAGCACAGGAACAGTATAAGAAATGGGGAATTGACACCGACGCGGCGATAAAAAAATGCGCCGAAATCAGTGTCTCCCTGCATTGTTGGCAAGGGGACGATGTCACGGGTTTTGAAAATACCGGCGCCGCCTTAACCGGAGGCATTCAGGTTACCGGTAATTACCCCGGCAAGGCCCGGAACAAGGACGAGCTTATGAGGGATTTGGATTTTGTCTTTTCCCTTATCCCCGGCAAAAAACGGCTTAACCTCCATGCGATATATGCCATAAGCGATGATGGCAGCCCCATTAAACGGGACCAGCCGGAATGCCGGCATTTTGATCCCTGGCTCGCTTGGGCAAAGACGCGGAATATCGGGATAGATTTTAACCCCACCCTGTTTTCCCACCCCATGGCCGCAAGCGGGCTTACCCTTTCATCTCCGGATAAAAACATACGCGACTTCTGGATCCGGCATGTAAAGGCCTGCAGAAAAATTGCGGCGTACATTGGCGAAAAGCAGGGAAGCCCCAGCCTGCACGATATCTGGATTCCCGACGGCTTAAAGGATGTTCCCGCGGACCGGTTTGGTCCCCGGCAGCGGCTCAAAGAATCTCTGGACGAAATATTTTCCGTTCACTATGACAAGAACCATATTGTTGACGTGGTGGAAAGCAAGGTTTTCGGCATCGGGCTCGAGAGCTATACCGTGGGTTCGGCGGATTTTTATCTGGGTTATGCGGCGAAGGCCGGTATTAACGTGCTCCTTGACAATGGCCACTATCACCCCACAGAATTGGTGTCCGATAAAATCCCCTCACTTTTGTTATTCTTCGACAAGATAGCCCTCCATGTTACCCGTCCGGTACGATGGGATTCGGATCACGTTGTTTTGTTTGAGGACGAAATTAAAGAAATTGCCAAGGAAATTATCCGTAACAATGCTGAGGATAGGGTGCTCATCGGCCTTGATTACTTTGACGCCAGCATCAACCGTATTGCCGCCTGGGTTACCGGGGCGCGGAATATGCAGAAGGCCCTGTTAAACGCCCTGCTCCAGCCTTATGGGGATCTGAAGAAGCTTCAGGATACGGGTAATTTTTCTAAACTGCTTGTCTGTCAGGAAGAAGTAAAAACCCTGCCCTTTGGCGTCGTGTGGGACGAATACCTCCTGCGCCAGCATATTGCGGGCAGCGATTGGTATGGGGCAGTAGAAAAATATGAAAATGATGTGTTAAAATTGCGGTAG
- a CDS encoding zinc-binding dehydrogenase translates to MKTKAVRIYGVNDLRLEEFDLPEIKDDEILARVISDSICMSSHKLAMQGDKHKRIRSDLSKTPTIIGHEFCGVIEKVGAKLGGKFKAGSKFAIQPALNYPDENGKETLWAPGYSYQYIGGDATYIVIPAEVMEMNCLLDYQVDNFFMGSLAEPVSCIVGAFHAQYHTQNGSYVHEMGIVEGGSLILLAGVGPMGLGAIDYAIHNPRRPSRLVVTDIDDARLARASQLLPPAEAEKYGVQLSYVNTKNIQDPVAHLKEINKGKLYDDVFVFAPVKPVLEMGDTLLGRDGCLNFFAGPIDPAFSGNFNFYNVHYESHHIVGTSGGNTDDMRESLAMMAKGELNPVFMVTHVGGLNAVAQTTIDLDKIPGGKKLIYTGKKLELVAIADFAEKGKADPFYKTLGEICVRHKNLWNKEAEDYLLAQAPDI, encoded by the coding sequence ATGAAGACAAAAGCTGTTCGTATTTACGGTGTTAATGATCTCAGGCTTGAGGAATTTGATCTTCCTGAAATTAAGGATGATGAAATACTGGCCCGGGTGATTTCGGATTCTATCTGTATGTCCAGCCATAAACTGGCCATGCAGGGAGATAAACATAAACGGATACGTTCCGATTTATCCAAAACTCCGACTATTATCGGTCATGAATTTTGCGGGGTTATTGAAAAGGTTGGGGCAAAATTAGGCGGAAAATTTAAGGCCGGATCCAAGTTCGCCATCCAACCGGCCCTTAATTACCCCGATGAAAACGGCAAGGAAACCCTCTGGGCGCCGGGCTATTCCTATCAGTATATCGGCGGGGACGCTACCTATATCGTTATTCCCGCAGAGGTGATGGAGATGAACTGTCTCCTGGATTACCAGGTGGATAACTTTTTCATGGGGTCCCTGGCGGAACCCGTATCCTGTATTGTCGGCGCCTTCCATGCCCAATACCATACCCAGAACGGTTCCTATGTCCACGAGATGGGCATCGTTGAAGGGGGATCGCTTATCCTCTTGGCGGGAGTTGGGCCTATGGGTTTGGGCGCCATTGATTATGCCATCCACAATCCCCGCCGGCCGTCACGGCTGGTGGTAACCGATATTGATGATGCGCGGCTCGCCCGGGCTTCCCAGCTTTTGCCCCCCGCCGAAGCGGAAAAATACGGTGTACAGCTTTCCTATGTAAATACAAAGAATATCCAAGACCCGGTGGCCCATCTTAAGGAGATCAACAAGGGGAAGCTTTACGATGATGTGTTTGTATTTGCGCCGGTCAAACCGGTTCTTGAAATGGGGGATACACTGCTTGGCCGTGACGGCTGCCTAAATTTCTTTGCGGGCCCCATAGATCCCGCCTTTTCGGGGAATTTTAACTTCTACAATGTCCACTATGAATCCCATCATATCGTAGGGACCTCCGGCGGCAATACCGATGACATGCGGGAATCCCTGGCCATGATGGCAAAGGGAGAATTGAACCCGGTCTTTATGGTAACCCATGTCGGGGGACTTAACGCGGTAGCCCAAACCACCATCGACCTGGACAAGATCCCCGGAGGCAAAAAGCTTATCTACACCGGCAAGAAACTGGAGCTTGTCGCCATTGCCGATTTTGCGGAAAAGGGCAAAGCCGATCCCTTCTACAAGACCTTGGGAGAAATCTGCGTGCGCCATAAGAACCTGTGGAACAAGGAAGCGGAGGATTACCTTTTAGCCCAGGCTCCGGATATTTAG